One Mycobacterium sp. SMC-4 DNA window includes the following coding sequences:
- a CDS encoding MspA family porin, whose product MKTISRVLIAMVASIAALFVSTGTSHAGLDNELSVVDGQGRTLTVQQWDTFLNGVFPLDRNRLTREWFHSGKASYIVAGEGADDFEGTLELGYQVGFPWSLGVGINFSYTTPNIAFDGLEGVGFFDPVFGNEFAGIVTPPLFPGVSISADLGNGPGIQEVATFSVDVAGPGGSVVVSNAHGTVTGAAGGVLLRPFARLVSSTGDSVTTYGEPWNMN is encoded by the coding sequence ATGAAAACCATCAGTCGGGTATTGATCGCGATGGTGGCGTCCATCGCGGCGTTGTTCGTGAGCACTGGCACGTCTCACGCTGGTCTGGACAACGAGTTGAGTGTGGTTGACGGCCAGGGCCGGACGTTGACCGTTCAGCAGTGGGACACCTTCCTCAATGGGGTGTTCCCGCTGGACCGCAACCGGCTGACCCGTGAGTGGTTCCACTCGGGCAAGGCCAGCTACATCGTCGCCGGTGAGGGTGCCGACGATTTCGAGGGCACCTTGGAGCTCGGTTACCAGGTGGGCTTCCCGTGGTCGCTGGGTGTGGGTATCAACTTCAGCTACACCACCCCCAATATCGCCTTCGACGGCCTGGAGGGTGTCGGTTTCTTCGACCCGGTGTTCGGTAACGAGTTCGCCGGCATCGTGACCCCGCCGCTGTTCCCGGGTGTGTCGATCAGCGCGGACCTGGGCAATGGTCCGGGTATCCAGGAGGTCGCGACGTTCTCGGTGGATGTCGCGGGTCCCGGTGGTTCGGTGGTGGTGTCCAACGCGCACGGCACGGTCACCGGTGCGGCCGGTGGTGTGTTGCTGCGTCCGTTCGCCCGGCTGGTCTCCTCGACCGGTGACAGCGTCACCACCTACGGCGAGCCCTGGAACATGAACTGA
- a CDS encoding MspA family porin: MKTISRVLVAMVASIAALFVSTGTSHAGLDNELSVVDGQGRTLTVQQWDTFLNGVFPLDRNRLTREWFHSGKASYIVAGEGADDFEGTLELGYQVGFPWSLGVGINFSYTTPNIAFDGLESAGFFTPGLGDEFAGIVTPPLFPGVSISADLGNGPGIQEVATFSVDVAGPAGSVVVSNAHGTVTGAAGGVLLRPFARLVSSTGDSVTTYGEPWNMN, encoded by the coding sequence ATGAAAACCATCAGTCGGGTGCTCGTCGCGATGGTGGCGTCCATCGCGGCGTTGTTCGTGAGCACTGGCACGTCTCACGCTGGTCTGGACAACGAGTTGAGTGTGGTTGACGGCCAGGGCCGGACGTTGACCGTTCAGCAGTGGGACACCTTCCTCAATGGGGTGTTCCCGCTGGACCGCAACCGGCTGACCCGTGAGTGGTTCCACTCGGGCAAGGCCAGCTACATCGTCGCCGGTGAGGGTGCCGACGATTTCGAGGGCACCTTGGAGCTCGGTTACCAGGTGGGCTTCCCGTGGTCGCTGGGTGTGGGTATCAACTTCAGCTACACCACCCCCAATATCGCCTTCGACGGCCTGGAGAGTGCGGGCTTCTTCACGCCCGGTCTGGGTGACGAGTTCGCCGGCATCGTGACCCCGCCGCTGTTCCCGGGTGTGTCGATCAGCGCGGACCTGGGCAACGGTCCGGGTATCCAGGAAGTCGCGACGTTCTCGGTGGATGTCGCGGGTCCCGCTGGTTCGGTGGTGGTGTCCAACGCGCACGGCACGGTCACCGGTGCGGCCGGTGGTGTGTTGCTGCGTCCGTTCGCCCGGCTGGTCTCCTCGACCGGTGACAGCGTCACCACCTACGGCGAGCCCTGGAACATGAACTGA
- a CDS encoding molybdenum cofactor biosynthesis protein B, which produces MEQPHALVGRALVVVVDDRAAHGDEEDHSGPLVTELLGEAGFVVDGVVVVSSDEVEIRNALNTAVIGGVDLVVSVGGTGVTPRDVTPEATRDLLDRELLGIAEALRSSALSAGIGEAGVSRGLAGVSGSTLVVNLAGSRAAVRDGMATLGPLAAQVIGQLSSLEI; this is translated from the coding sequence ATGGAACAGCCGCATGCGTTGGTGGGTCGCGCCCTGGTCGTGGTCGTCGATGACCGAGCCGCTCACGGCGACGAAGAGGACCACAGCGGCCCGTTGGTCACGGAGCTTCTCGGTGAGGCCGGGTTTGTCGTCGACGGTGTCGTGGTGGTGTCTTCCGACGAGGTCGAGATCCGCAACGCCCTCAACACGGCGGTCATCGGCGGTGTCGACCTCGTGGTCTCGGTGGGCGGCACCGGGGTGACCCCTCGCGATGTGACGCCCGAGGCCACCCGGGACCTGCTGGATCGTGAGCTGCTGGGCATCGCCGAGGCGCTCCGTTCCTCGGCGCTGTCCGCCGGCATCGGTGAAGCAGGAGTCTCCCGCGGGCTGGCGGGTGTCTCAGGCAGCACGCTGGTGGTGAACCTGGCGGGATCGCGCGCCGCGGTCCGCGACGGGATGGCCACCCTGGGCCCGCTTGCGGCTCAGGTGATCGGTCAGCTCTCCAGTCTGGAAATCTGA
- a CDS encoding S1C family serine protease, whose protein sequence is MTNHPRYSPNPHEGRQSGMPGGHVDPQRSGFYDRQGYDWRYATEQQRQAFRASYDPYPGAPIPTGPGQYPQPGVPGGPAQPRKRSRAGALVVGATVLAMLSAGVGGGVAMLVHPDHNGAAGIGALGAAPSRPAASVPAGSVEQVAMKVVPSVVKLEVKQGRSTEEGSGVILSADGLILTNNHVVAGAADPAAPGGAASRAVTKVTFHDGRNAEFTVIGTDPGSDIAVVRARNVSELTPITVGSSADLRVGQDVVAIGSPLGLAGTVTTGIISALNRPVAAGGDARNQNTVLDAIQTDAAINPGNSGGALVNMNGELVGINSAIATLGASAGGPQGGSIGLGFAIPVDQAKRIADELIQTGTASRASLGVQVGNDADVDGARIVEVSGDGAAAAAGLPSDVVVTRLDDRVISSADALVAAVRSKAPGDKVTLTYRDAGGREQTLEVTLGRAAQ, encoded by the coding sequence ATGACCAACCACCCGAGGTACTCGCCGAACCCCCACGAGGGTCGTCAATCCGGTATGCCCGGGGGACATGTCGACCCACAGCGGTCGGGCTTCTACGACCGGCAGGGCTATGACTGGCGCTACGCGACAGAGCAACAGCGCCAGGCGTTTCGGGCCTCCTATGACCCTTACCCTGGCGCCCCGATACCGACCGGCCCCGGCCAGTACCCGCAGCCGGGTGTCCCAGGTGGTCCGGCGCAGCCCCGAAAGCGTTCGCGCGCAGGGGCGCTCGTGGTGGGTGCGACGGTCTTGGCGATGCTGTCGGCGGGAGTCGGCGGCGGCGTGGCGATGCTCGTGCACCCGGATCACAACGGCGCCGCGGGCATCGGTGCGCTCGGGGCCGCTCCCAGCCGGCCCGCGGCTTCGGTACCCGCAGGCTCGGTCGAGCAGGTGGCCATGAAGGTGGTTCCCAGTGTGGTCAAGCTGGAAGTCAAGCAGGGCCGCTCGACCGAAGAGGGCTCCGGGGTGATCCTGTCCGCCGACGGGCTGATCCTGACCAACAACCATGTCGTGGCCGGTGCGGCCGATCCGGCCGCCCCGGGTGGCGCCGCCAGCCGTGCGGTCACCAAGGTCACCTTCCACGACGGACGCAATGCCGAGTTCACGGTCATCGGTACCGATCCCGGCAGCGACATCGCGGTGGTGCGGGCACGCAACGTATCCGAGCTGACGCCGATCACCGTGGGGTCCTCGGCGGACCTGCGGGTCGGCCAGGATGTGGTCGCGATCGGCTCGCCGCTGGGCCTGGCAGGCACTGTGACCACCGGCATCATCAGCGCCCTGAACCGGCCGGTCGCGGCCGGCGGTGACGCGCGCAACCAGAACACGGTGCTCGACGCGATCCAGACCGACGCGGCCATCAACCCGGGCAACTCCGGTGGTGCGTTGGTCAACATGAACGGTGAGCTGGTCGGCATCAACTCCGCGATCGCCACGCTCGGAGCCAGTGCCGGCGGCCCGCAGGGCGGCTCGATCGGCCTGGGCTTTGCGATTCCGGTCGATCAGGCCAAGCGCATCGCCGACGAGTTGATCCAGACCGGCACCGCGTCGCGCGCTTCGCTCGGTGTGCAGGTCGGCAACGACGCGGACGTCGACGGCGCCAGGATCGTCGAAGTGTCCGGCGACGGGGCGGCGGCTGCGGCCGGGCTGCCCAGCGACGTCGTGGTGACCCGCCTCGATGACCGCGTCATCAGCAGCGCCGACGCATTGGTGGCCGCGGTCCGCTCCAAAGCGCCCGGGGACAAGGTGACGCTGACTTACCGGGACGCCGGCGGCCGCGAACAGACCCTCGAGGTCACCTTGGGCAGGGCGGCGCAGTGA
- a CDS encoding cell wall metabolism sensor histidine kinase WalK → MAHGNVATWPPRFGPPPAASSLSVRWRVMLLAMSMVVMVVLPMAVAVYAVVSRALYDDIDNQLRARAQLLFESGSLSIDPAKAIEGTAFSDINAIYYVPGRVKFTYQQPGQTLPIGGPERDVMEGRLLMSLRTVKDQRVLALHIQNTGASLLLSKSREPTGVILQRLSSVLLIIGGLGVAVAAIAGGMVARAALRPVARLTEAAERVARTSDLRPIPVFGSDELARMTETFNMMLGALAESRDRQSRLVADAGHELRTPLTSLRTNVELLMASQKPGAPRLPAEEMAELQSDVIAQIEELSTLVGDLVDLTRADAGGVIHEIVELGDVIERSLERVRRRRNDIEFDVEVTPWQVYGDAAGLARAVLNLLDNAAKWSPPGGRVTVRLTQVDPLRAELVVSDQGPGIAPQERHLVFERFYRSAAARAMPGSGLGLAIVKQVVLRHGGALYVNEAEPGGQPPGTAMHVLLPGRASGGNAGQNAVPEA, encoded by the coding sequence ATGGCTCACGGCAACGTCGCGACCTGGCCGCCCCGGTTCGGCCCACCCCCTGCTGCCAGCTCCTTGTCGGTGCGTTGGCGGGTGATGTTGCTGGCGATGTCGATGGTCGTGATGGTGGTCCTGCCGATGGCCGTCGCGGTGTATGCCGTGGTGTCGCGCGCCCTCTACGACGACATCGACAACCAGCTGCGCGCCCGCGCCCAGCTGCTGTTCGAGAGCGGCTCGTTGTCGATCGATCCGGCCAAGGCGATCGAGGGCACCGCGTTTTCGGACATCAACGCGATCTACTACGTGCCTGGCCGGGTGAAGTTCACTTATCAGCAGCCGGGGCAGACGCTCCCCATCGGCGGCCCGGAGCGCGACGTGATGGAGGGCCGGCTGCTGATGTCGCTGCGCACCGTGAAGGACCAGCGGGTGCTTGCGTTGCACATCCAGAACACCGGGGCCTCGCTGCTGTTGTCCAAGAGCCGAGAACCCACCGGCGTGATCCTGCAGCGGTTGAGCAGTGTTTTGCTGATCATCGGTGGTCTGGGCGTGGCGGTCGCGGCGATCGCCGGCGGGATGGTCGCCCGAGCAGCGCTGCGACCGGTGGCCCGGCTGACCGAGGCGGCCGAACGGGTCGCCCGGACCAGCGACCTGCGACCCATCCCGGTATTCGGCAGCGACGAGCTGGCGCGGATGACCGAGACCTTCAACATGATGCTCGGAGCGCTGGCCGAGTCACGCGACCGGCAATCACGTTTGGTGGCCGACGCCGGCCACGAATTGCGCACCCCGCTGACCTCGCTGCGCACCAATGTCGAACTGCTGATGGCCTCGCAGAAGCCGGGCGCTCCGCGGCTGCCCGCAGAGGAGATGGCTGAGCTGCAGTCCGACGTGATCGCCCAGATCGAGGAACTGTCCACGTTGGTCGGGGATCTGGTCGACCTCACCCGCGCCGACGCCGGCGGCGTGATCCACGAAATCGTCGAGCTGGGCGACGTCATCGAGCGGTCGCTGGAGCGAGTTCGTCGGCGCCGCAACGACATCGAGTTCGACGTCGAGGTCACACCGTGGCAGGTGTACGGCGATGCCGCCGGGCTGGCGCGGGCGGTGCTCAACCTGTTGGACAACGCGGCGAAGTGGAGTCCTCCCGGTGGGCGGGTGACGGTCCGGTTGACCCAGGTGGACCCGCTGCGCGCCGAGCTGGTGGTGTCCGATCAGGGTCCCGGCATCGCTCCGCAGGAGCGCCATCTGGTCTTCGAGCGCTTCTACCGTTCGGCAGCGGCCCGGGCGATGCCCGGATCCGGTCTGGGATTGGCGATCGTCAAACAGGTGGTGCTCCGCCACGGCGGCGCCCTGTATGTCAACGAGGCCGAGCCCGGCGGGCAACCGCCGGGGACCGCCATGCATGTGCTGCTGCCGGGCCGTGCGTCCGGCGGCAATGCCGGCCAGAACGCAGTGCCCGAGGCGTGA
- a CDS encoding response regulator transcription factor: MRILVVDDDRAVRESLRRSLAFNGYAVELAQDGREALDMIASNRPDAVVLDVMMPRLDGLEVCRQLRSTGDDLPILVLTARDSVSERVAGLDAGADDYLPKPFALEELLARMRALLRRTTPDDGSAESAAMTFSDLSLDPVTREVTRGDRQISLTRTEFALLEMLIANPRRVLTRSRILEEVWGFDFPTSGNALEVYVGYLRRKTEAEGEPRLIHTVRGVGYVLRETPP, translated from the coding sequence GTGCGCATACTTGTCGTAGACGATGACCGCGCGGTCCGCGAATCCCTTCGGCGCTCCCTGGCTTTCAACGGGTACGCGGTCGAACTGGCTCAGGACGGTCGCGAAGCGCTGGACATGATCGCCAGCAACCGCCCCGACGCCGTCGTCCTGGATGTGATGATGCCGCGACTGGACGGTCTGGAAGTGTGTCGGCAGCTTCGCAGCACCGGTGACGACCTGCCGATTCTGGTGCTGACCGCCCGCGACTCGGTGTCCGAGCGCGTCGCCGGCCTGGATGCCGGTGCCGATGACTATTTGCCGAAGCCGTTCGCGTTGGAGGAGCTGCTGGCCCGGATGCGCGCGCTGTTGCGACGCACCACGCCCGACGACGGCTCGGCCGAATCGGCGGCGATGACCTTCTCGGACCTGTCCTTGGACCCGGTCACCCGTGAGGTCACCCGCGGGGACCGCCAGATCAGCCTGACCCGCACCGAGTTCGCGCTGCTGGAGATGCTGATCGCCAACCCGCGCCGAGTGCTGACCCGCAGCCGGATCCTGGAAGAGGTGTGGGGTTTCGACTTTCCCACCTCGGGCAACGCCCTGGAGGTTTACGTCGGCTACCTGCGGCGCAAGACCGAGGCCGAAGGCGAACCGCGGCTCATCCACACCGTGCGCGGAGTGGGTTACGTGCTGCGTGAGACCCCACCCTGA
- the rpmF gene encoding 50S ribosomal protein L32, whose protein sequence is MAVPKRRMSRANTRSRRAQWKATPTNLVGVTVAGQQRKVPRRLLKAARLGLIDLDRR, encoded by the coding sequence ATGGCTGTGCCCAAGCGCAGAATGTCGCGCGCGAACACCCGTAGCCGGCGCGCGCAGTGGAAAGCCACCCCCACCAACCTGGTCGGCGTCACCGTCGCAGGTCAGCAGCGCAAGGTGCCGCGCCGCCTACTCAAGGCCGCCCGGCTGGGTCTGATCGACCTCGACCGCCGCTGA
- a CDS encoding acyclic terpene utilization AtuA family protein: protein MSEMLTDGDLDYLTGDYLAELTMLILGRDRMKNPDRGYAKTFLRQLEESLGLALDRGVRIVANAGGVNPAGLADAVRALADRLGLAVTVAHVEGDDLLSRADELGLGTPLTANAYLGAWGIVECLDAGADVVVTGRVTDASVVVGPAAAHFGWQRTEHDKIAGAVAAGHVIECGTQATGGNYAFFTEIADLVRPGFPIAEIHADGSSVITKHSGTGGAVTVDTITAQLLYEIAGARYANPDATLRVDTVELTDVGANRVRLSGVRGEPPPSTLKVSLNSLGGFRNEMTFVLTGLDIDEKSALVRRQLESSLSARPAELQWTLARTDHTDADTEQTASALLRCVVRDPDPAVVGRQFSSAAVELALASYPGFTTTAPPGDGQVYGVFTAAHVPADRVPHVAVLPDGTRTDVAPAPTTCDLEPVPAPAAPSPRIWGTTRRLPLGTIAGARSGDKGGSANIGLWVRTDDQWRWLAEVLTVDRLRELLPETARLPVTRHLLPNLRAVNFVVDEILGAGVAYQARFDPQAKGLGEWLRSRHLDIPEELLL from the coding sequence ATGTCCGAGATGCTCACCGACGGCGACCTCGACTACCTGACCGGTGACTATCTCGCCGAGCTGACCATGCTGATCCTGGGCCGCGACCGGATGAAGAACCCCGACCGCGGGTACGCCAAGACCTTCCTACGTCAGCTGGAGGAATCCCTCGGGCTGGCCCTGGACCGCGGCGTGCGCATCGTCGCCAATGCCGGTGGCGTCAACCCCGCGGGACTGGCCGACGCCGTCCGTGCGCTGGCCGACCGGCTCGGCCTGGCCGTCACGGTCGCCCACGTCGAGGGAGACGATCTGCTGTCCCGCGCCGACGAACTCGGCCTGGGCACGCCGCTGACCGCCAACGCCTACCTCGGTGCGTGGGGCATCGTCGAATGCCTCGACGCCGGCGCCGACGTGGTGGTCACCGGTCGGGTGACCGACGCATCGGTGGTCGTCGGGCCGGCGGCCGCCCACTTCGGTTGGCAGCGCACCGAGCACGACAAGATCGCCGGTGCCGTGGCAGCCGGCCATGTCATCGAATGCGGAACCCAGGCCACCGGCGGCAACTACGCCTTCTTCACCGAGATCGCCGACCTGGTACGACCCGGGTTCCCGATCGCCGAGATCCACGCCGACGGCTCGTCGGTGATCACCAAGCACTCCGGCACCGGCGGTGCGGTGACCGTGGACACCATCACCGCGCAGTTGCTCTACGAGATCGCCGGCGCTCGCTACGCCAACCCCGACGCGACATTGCGGGTCGACACCGTGGAGCTGACCGACGTCGGCGCCAACCGGGTACGCCTGAGCGGTGTGCGCGGCGAACCTCCCCCGTCGACGCTGAAAGTCTCGCTCAACAGCCTCGGCGGCTTTCGCAACGAGATGACATTCGTGCTGACCGGCCTGGATATCGACGAGAAGTCCGCCCTGGTGCGGCGGCAGCTGGAGTCCAGCCTGTCCGCCCGCCCCGCCGAGCTGCAGTGGACCCTGGCCCGCACCGACCATACCGACGCCGACACCGAACAGACAGCCAGCGCGCTGCTGCGATGCGTGGTGCGTGACCCTGATCCAGCTGTGGTGGGACGCCAGTTCTCTTCGGCTGCCGTGGAGCTGGCGCTGGCCAGCTATCCGGGATTCACCACCACCGCGCCCCCGGGTGACGGGCAGGTCTACGGCGTGTTCACCGCCGCCCACGTCCCGGCCGACCGAGTACCCCACGTCGCGGTCCTGCCCGACGGCACCCGCACGGATGTGGCACCCGCACCCACGACCTGCGACCTGGAACCGGTGCCCGCACCGGCAGCACCGTCACCCCGAATATGGGGCACCACCCGGCGGCTACCGCTGGGCACCATCGCAGGGGCCCGCAGCGGTGACAAGGGTGGCAGCGCCAACATCGGGCTCTGGGTCCGCACAGACGATCAATGGCGTTGGCTTGCCGAGGTTCTGACAGTCGACAGACTGCGGGAACTGCTGCCCGAGACTGCCCGGCTGCCGGTGACCCGACACCTGCTCCCCAACCTGCGTGCGGTCAACTTCGTCGTCGACGAGATTCTCGGTGCCGGCGTGGCCTATCAGGCGCGCTTCGACCCGCAGGCCAAGGGGCTCGGAGAATGGCTGCGCAGCCGCCATCTGGACATACCCGAGGAGTTGTTGCTGTGA
- a CDS encoding acyl-CoA dehydrogenase family protein — protein MSIWTTPERDELRKTVRSFVEREILPHVEQWEHHGELPRELHRKAADAGLLGAGFAESVGGEGGDAADAVVICEEMHRCGCPGGVYASLFTCGIAVPHMIASGDAHLIDNYVRPTLRGNKIGALAITEPGGGSDVGHLRTRAERDGDDFVVNGAKTYITSGVRADYVITAVRTGGPGAAGVSLLVVDKDSAGFTVTRKLDKMGWRSSDTAELSYSDVRVPASHLVGPENSGFLQIAAAFVSERVGLAAQAYSSAQRCLDLTVDWCRQRETFGKPLISRQSVQNTLAQMAQRVDVARVYTRHVVERELAGETDLITEVCFAKNTAVETGEWVAHQAVQLFGGMGYMTGTEVERQYRDMRILGIGGGTTEILTSLAAKTLGYQT, from the coding sequence GTGAGCATCTGGACCACACCGGAGCGCGACGAACTGCGAAAAACGGTGCGCTCCTTCGTCGAACGGGAGATCCTGCCCCACGTCGAGCAGTGGGAACACCACGGTGAGCTGCCGCGTGAGCTGCACCGCAAGGCCGCAGACGCCGGCCTGCTGGGCGCCGGTTTCGCAGAGTCGGTCGGCGGCGAGGGCGGGGACGCGGCCGACGCCGTCGTCATCTGCGAGGAAATGCACCGGTGCGGCTGCCCCGGCGGTGTCTATGCCTCATTGTTCACCTGCGGGATCGCCGTTCCCCACATGATCGCCTCGGGTGATGCCCACCTGATCGACAACTATGTGCGACCGACCCTGCGCGGCAACAAGATCGGAGCGCTGGCCATCACCGAACCGGGTGGCGGGTCCGATGTCGGACACTTGCGCACCCGTGCCGAACGCGACGGCGACGACTTCGTCGTCAACGGCGCCAAGACCTACATCACCTCGGGCGTCCGCGCCGACTACGTGATCACCGCGGTACGCACCGGAGGCCCGGGAGCCGCCGGAGTTTCTCTGCTCGTCGTCGACAAGGACAGTGCTGGATTCACCGTCACCCGTAAGCTCGACAAGATGGGCTGGCGCAGCTCGGACACCGCGGAACTGTCCTACTCCGATGTCCGGGTGCCCGCCAGCCACCTCGTCGGCCCGGAGAACAGTGGCTTTCTGCAGATCGCTGCGGCCTTCGTCAGTGAACGTGTCGGCCTTGCCGCCCAAGCGTATTCGAGCGCGCAACGGTGCCTGGACCTGACAGTGGACTGGTGCCGGCAACGCGAGACGTTCGGCAAGCCGCTGATATCGCGGCAGTCGGTACAGAACACGCTGGCCCAGATGGCCCAACGCGTCGATGTGGCCCGCGTCTACACCCGCCACGTCGTCGAACGCGAACTGGCCGGCGAGACTGACCTGATCACCGAGGTGTGCTTCGCCAAGAACACTGCCGTCGAGACTGGCGAATGGGTGGCTCACCAGGCGGTGCAACTGTTCGGCGGCATGGGCTACATGACCGGCACCGAGGTGGAACGCCAGTACCGCGACATGCGCATCCTCGGCATCGGTGGAGGCACGACCGAGATCTTGACCTCACTCGCCGCCAAGACCCTGGGATATCAGACATGA
- a CDS encoding acyl-CoA carboxylase subunit beta: MTSARSAAPASALTSTLDVRSAAYRDAAEAMTAKVAELDAEHLKALAGGGAKYVARHHDRGKMTARERIEALVDPDSPFLELSPLAAWGTDFTVGASVVTGIGVVSGVECLLVANDPTVKGGTSNPWTLRKILRANQIALENRLPVVSLVESGGADLPTQKEIFIPGGQMFRDLTRLSAAGIPTVAIVFGNSTAGGAYIPGMSDHVVMIRERSKVFLAGPPLVKMATGEESDDESLGGADMHARTSGLADYFAVDELDALRIGRRIVARLNWRKRGPAPAPVRAPMFDENELLGIVPADLRIPFDPREVIARIVDGSEFDEFKPLYGGSLVTGWATLHGYPLGILANARGVLFSQESQKATQFIQLANRSDTPLLFLHNTTGYMVGRDYEEGGMIKHGSMMINAVSNSTVPHISVLIGASYGAGHYGMCGRAYDPRFLFAWPSAKSAVMGGPQLAGVLSIVSRAAAEARGQAVDEDADAALRAAVEAQIEAESLPMFLSGRLYDDGVIDPRDTRTVLGLCLSAIASGPIEGTSNFGVFRM, translated from the coding sequence ATGACATCAGCGAGAAGCGCAGCGCCCGCATCGGCTCTGACGTCCACCCTCGACGTCCGGTCCGCCGCCTACCGGGACGCGGCTGAAGCCATGACGGCCAAAGTCGCCGAACTCGACGCCGAACACCTCAAGGCACTCGCCGGCGGCGGCGCCAAATACGTCGCGCGCCATCATGATCGCGGCAAGATGACAGCGCGTGAACGGATCGAGGCGCTCGTCGACCCTGATTCGCCATTCCTGGAGCTGAGCCCGCTCGCGGCGTGGGGCACCGACTTCACCGTGGGAGCCAGCGTGGTTACCGGCATCGGCGTGGTCAGCGGAGTGGAATGTCTGCTGGTCGCCAACGACCCCACCGTCAAAGGCGGCACCAGCAACCCATGGACACTTCGCAAGATTCTGCGCGCCAACCAGATTGCACTGGAGAACCGGCTGCCGGTGGTCTCGTTGGTGGAATCGGGCGGTGCCGATCTCCCCACTCAGAAGGAGATTTTCATCCCGGGCGGCCAGATGTTCCGCGACCTGACGCGATTGTCGGCGGCCGGGATCCCGACCGTGGCCATCGTGTTCGGTAACTCGACCGCCGGCGGCGCCTACATTCCCGGCATGTCCGACCACGTGGTGATGATCCGGGAACGCTCCAAGGTGTTTCTGGCCGGGCCGCCACTGGTCAAGATGGCCACCGGCGAGGAGTCCGACGACGAGTCGTTGGGTGGGGCCGACATGCACGCCCGGACCTCCGGCCTGGCCGACTATTTCGCCGTCGACGAACTCGACGCCCTGCGCATCGGCCGGCGCATCGTCGCCCGGCTCAACTGGCGCAAGCGGGGCCCGGCCCCCGCACCGGTCAGGGCGCCGATGTTCGACGAGAACGAACTTCTCGGAATCGTGCCCGCCGATCTACGCATCCCCTTCGACCCGCGTGAAGTGATCGCCCGGATCGTCGACGGCTCGGAGTTCGACGAGTTCAAACCGCTCTACGGCGGCTCACTGGTGACCGGCTGGGCGACCCTGCACGGTTACCCGCTGGGCATCCTGGCCAACGCGCGCGGCGTGCTGTTCAGCCAGGAGTCGCAGAAGGCGACCCAGTTCATCCAGCTGGCGAACCGTTCGGACACCCCACTGTTGTTCCTGCACAACACAACCGGCTACATGGTGGGTCGCGACTACGAAGAGGGCGGGATGATCAAGCACGGCTCGATGATGATCAACGCAGTATCCAACTCGACCGTGCCACACATCAGCGTCTTGATCGGGGCGTCCTATGGGGCGGGCCACTACGGCATGTGCGGACGCGCCTACGACCCGCGGTTCCTGTTCGCCTGGCCGAGCGCGAAGTCGGCGGTGATGGGCGGTCCACAGCTGGCCGGCGTACTGTCGATCGTCAGCAGAGCCGCTGCCGAGGCCCGTGGACAGGCCGTGGACGAGGATGCCGATGCGGCGCTGCGCGCAGCGGTCGAGGCGCAGATCGAAGCGGAGTCGCTGCCGATGTTTCTGTCCGGGCGGCTCTACGACGACGGGGTGATCGACCCACGCGACACCCGCACCGTGCTGGGGCTGTGTCTTTCGGCGATCGCCAGCGGCCCGATCGAGGGGACGTCGAACTTCGGCGTCTTCCGGATGTGA